A single genomic interval of Candidatus Bipolaricaulis anaerobius harbors:
- a CDS encoding transposase, which yields MSTQNGRYSSAFKFQVVLESLKAEGKGGEAQVARAYGIHPVTLSNWKRQFLQRGPEVFGGTEEVKGYEKRIADLERVVGQKEVEIALLTNFLKGR from the coding sequence GTGAGCACGCAGAACGGCAGGTACAGTTCGGCGTTCAAGTTCCAGGTGGTGTTGGAATCCCTGAAGGCTGAAGGAAAAGGCGGGGAGGCTCAGGTGGCCCGGGCGTACGGGATCCACCCAGTGACGCTGTCCAACTGGAAGAGGCAGTTCCTCCAGCGTGGACCGGAGGTGTTCGGGGGCACAGAGGAGGTCAAGGGGTACGAGAAGAGGATTGCGGATCTGGAGCGGGTAGTCGGCCAGAAGGAAGTGGAGATTGCGCTTCTCACAAATTTCTTGAAGGGGCGCTGA
- a CDS encoding type II toxin-antitoxin system PemK/MazF family toxin, whose amino-acid sequence MPKYRRGDIWLTNLDPVVGSEQGKTRPVVIIQNDVANEYSPVVIVAAITTAGGPKEYPTEVRVQAQEGGLKRDSVILLNQIRTIDKRRLIEHWGELTSQTMEKVDEALKISLGLVPI is encoded by the coding sequence TTGCCCAAATATAGGCGCGGCGACATCTGGCTCACCAATCTAGACCCTGTCGTCGGCTCGGAGCAGGGTAAGACACGGCCCGTCGTGATCATCCAGAACGATGTGGCCAATGAGTATAGCCCAGTGGTGATCGTAGCCGCCATCACTACGGCCGGCGGGCCCAAGGAATACCCAACCGAGGTGCGCGTGCAAGCTCAAGAGGGTGGGCTGAAGCGGGATTCGGTCATCCTGCTCAACCAGATCCGCACGATCGATAAGCGGAGGCTGATTGAGCACTGGGGTGAACTCACCTCACAGACGATGGAGAAGGTGGATGAAGCCCTCAAGATCAGCCTAGGCCTAGTGCCCATCTAG
- a CDS encoding type ISP restriction/modification enzyme, with protein sequence MRTTAQPKPTEAGNPDFRVWDGRQHIVGYIEAKPPTVENLEPVAETEQLRRYRKFPNLILTNFFEFRLYRNGELVAKARLARPFIATKLGERPPLEQVDELVALLEQFFAFSLPRVYSAESLAVELAWRTRFLRDQVVAEELAQEQASGAGPLLGFYEAFNDFLIAGLTLESFADLYAQTITYGLFAARVRAGEEFNRRAAFDAIPHTIGVLRDLFRFISLGELPRQLECSVDGIAEVLSMADVRGILHQFFHEGKGADPIVHFYETFLTKYDPEERERRGVYYTPEPVVSYIVRSLHQILQGKFGKADGLASSGVTLLDPAAGTMTFVAQAAKLAVEEFVGKYGEAGRKDFIRDHILENFYAFELMMAPYAVGHLKMGFSLEELGYQLSEDERFKLYLTNSLEMEELAESQLPGFSSLAQESHQAGAVKREVPILVILGNPPYSVSSANKSEFIEREMEAYKETVRDERNLMPLSDDYVKFIRFAEWKIAQAGQGVVGMITNHSYLDSPTFRGMRWHLMQTFDEIYVLDLHGNSLKKERCPDGSPDENVFDIRQGVAIALFICRGTACRAPTHSARTFRADLWGLRDKKYAWLSEHDWQNTDWQEVHPRPEFHPFVPRDEAEFEHYSKFAKLTDIFPVNSTGIKTHRDHFVFDSDREALKRRIRTFLDPNLPDELVRETFGLKDTHTWTMATKRKLLQQDGEWEKKIVPCLYRPFDIRWLFYHPHALDRSREEVMRHMLAGENLALVLMRQVSLDEPYTHMLATNMIVDNRTFVSARGITLHFPLYLYPDRRDLLSTHEPTERQPNLNPDVVAALAAAYGQEPSSEEIFYYVYAVLYAPTYREKYAEFLRLDFPRIPFTSDYELFKQMAELGKRLVELHLLQSPELDPPIARFQGEGDGKVQTGKKGLRYDAERERVYINEGQYFEGVPPAVWEYQIGGYQVCQKWLNDRADRQLSLDDIRTYCRLTTALSKTIETQIEIDGLYQTVERSPLLGSRNKMNGGDV encoded by the coding sequence GTGCGCACCACCGCCCAGCCGAAACCCACCGAGGCCGGGAACCCCGACTTCCGCGTGTGGGACGGCCGCCAGCATATCGTCGGCTACATCGAAGCCAAGCCGCCTACCGTGGAAAACCTTGAACCAGTGGCCGAAACAGAGCAGCTCCGGCGCTACCGCAAGTTCCCCAACCTGATCCTGACCAACTTCTTCGAGTTCCGGCTTTATCGAAACGGGGAACTCGTGGCCAAGGCCCGGTTGGCGCGGCCGTTCATAGCCACTAAGTTGGGCGAGCGGCCTCCCCTGGAACAGGTGGACGAACTCGTGGCACTCCTCGAACAGTTCTTCGCCTTTTCCCTTCCCAGGGTTTACTCTGCGGAGTCACTCGCAGTGGAACTGGCCTGGAGGACACGGTTCTTGCGAGACCAAGTAGTGGCCGAAGAACTCGCCCAGGAACAAGCCAGCGGCGCTGGCCCTCTTTTGGGCTTCTACGAGGCGTTCAACGATTTCCTCATCGCCGGCCTCACATTGGAAAGCTTCGCTGACCTCTACGCTCAAACCATCACTTATGGTCTTTTTGCCGCCCGGGTCCGGGCCGGCGAGGAGTTCAACCGCCGGGCCGCGTTCGACGCCATCCCCCACACCATCGGCGTCCTCCGTGATCTCTTCCGGTTTATCTCCCTGGGGGAGCTTCCTCGCCAGTTGGAGTGCAGCGTAGATGGCATCGCCGAAGTGCTCTCTATGGCTGACGTGCGCGGTATCCTCCACCAGTTCTTCCATGAGGGCAAGGGCGCTGATCCCATCGTCCACTTCTACGAGACTTTTTTGACTAAATACGATCCGGAAGAGCGGGAGCGCCGCGGCGTCTACTACACCCCCGAGCCGGTAGTCTCGTACATCGTCCGCTCCCTTCACCAGATCCTGCAAGGAAAATTCGGGAAAGCCGATGGACTCGCCTCGTCGGGGGTGACCCTTCTTGACCCAGCCGCCGGCACCATGACCTTCGTCGCTCAGGCGGCGAAGCTTGCCGTAGAGGAGTTCGTGGGCAAATACGGTGAAGCCGGCCGGAAAGATTTCATCCGCGACCACATCCTGGAAAACTTCTACGCGTTTGAGCTCATGATGGCCCCCTACGCCGTCGGGCACCTCAAAATGGGATTTTCCCTAGAGGAGCTTGGCTACCAACTCTCCGAGGACGAGCGGTTCAAGCTCTATCTCACCAATTCGCTAGAAATGGAGGAGCTCGCCGAAAGCCAACTCCCGGGTTTTTCCTCCTTGGCCCAGGAATCCCACCAGGCCGGCGCGGTCAAGCGCGAAGTGCCCATCCTGGTGATCCTCGGGAATCCCCCGTATTCCGTCAGTTCGGCCAACAAGTCCGAGTTCATCGAACGAGAGATGGAAGCTTACAAAGAGACTGTACGCGATGAGCGAAACCTCATGCCTCTCTCTGATGACTATGTGAAGTTCATCCGGTTTGCCGAGTGGAAGATCGCCCAAGCCGGCCAAGGCGTAGTGGGCATGATCACCAACCATTCCTACCTTGATAGCCCAACGTTCCGGGGTATGCGTTGGCACTTGATGCAGACGTTCGACGAGATCTACGTGCTTGATCTGCACGGAAACTCTCTCAAGAAGGAGCGCTGCCCCGACGGCTCTCCAGATGAAAACGTGTTCGATATCCGCCAAGGGGTAGCGATCGCCCTTTTCATCTGCAGGGGCACGGCATGCCGTGCCCCGACCCATTCGGCCCGCACGTTCCGTGCCGATCTTTGGGGCTTGCGGGACAAGAAATACGCCTGGCTCTCCGAACACGATTGGCAGAACACTGACTGGCAAGAGGTCCATCCCCGTCCGGAGTTCCACCCATTCGTCCCCCGTGATGAGGCGGAGTTCGAACACTACAGCAAGTTCGCTAAGCTCACCGACATCTTTCCGGTAAATAGCACGGGCATAAAGACCCATCGCGACCACTTCGTATTTGACTCCGACCGCGAGGCGCTCAAGCGCCGCATCCGCACCTTTCTCGATCCCAACCTTCCCGATGAGCTGGTGCGGGAGACGTTCGGCCTCAAGGACACCCATACTTGGACGATGGCCACCAAGCGTAAGCTCCTCCAACAGGATGGGGAGTGGGAGAAGAAAATAGTTCCTTGTCTATATCGACCCTTCGACATCCGTTGGCTCTTTTACCATCCTCATGCCCTTGACCGAAGCCGTGAGGAGGTCATGCGCCACATGCTGGCCGGGGAAAATCTAGCGCTCGTTCTAATGAGGCAAGTTTCACTTGATGAGCCTTATACTCATATGCTCGCAACGAACATGATCGTGGACAACAGAACTTTTGTCAGCGCGAGGGGAATAACTCTCCATTTTCCCCTCTACCTCTACCCCGACCGGCGTGACCTACTCTCAACACATGAGCCCACGGAGCGGCAGCCCAACTTAAATCCCGATGTGGTGGCCGCTCTGGCAGCCGCGTACGGCCAAGAGCCATCGTCCGAAGAAATCTTCTACTACGTCTACGCGGTGCTCTATGCCCCAACCTACCGCGAAAAGTACGCTGAGTTTTTGCGGCTGGACTTTCCCCGGATCCCGTTCACATCCGACTACGAGCTTTTCAAGCAAATGGCCGAGCTGGGAAAGCGCCTTGTGGAACTTCACCTTCTTCAGTCGCCGGAGCTTGATCCGCCCATCGCCCGGTTCCAGGGCGAGGGTGACGGCAAAGTTCAAACTGGCAAGAAGGGCCTCCGCTACGATGCCGAGCGGGAGCGCGTTTACATCAACGAAGGCCAGTACTTCGAGGGTGTACCGCCCGCGGTGTGGGAATATCAGATCGGCGGGTACCAGGTGTGCCAAAAATGGCTCAACGACCGAGCCGATCGCCAACTTTCCCTCGACGACATCCGCACCTACTGCCGCCTCACCACCGCCCTTTCCAAAACCATCGAGACCCAAATTGAGATAGACGGGCTGTACCAAACAGTTGAGAGAAGCCCGTTGCTTGGCAGTAGGAACAAAATGAATGGGGGAGATGTCTGA
- a CDS encoding DDE-type integrase/transposase/recombinase has translation MDKKIELVEVHRGKHGLNRCLRALGVSKGTWHRHQCRPAVPAADEKLKAEVLSVVREHPAYGYRRIQVELRERTGERVNHKRLRRLLGTWDLALPRKVARPWPSGVRQILRTGRGKLDLVQGREMEPLEALSTDFTEIRYAGGTKKAHLMAMVDVGSAWVPGWAVGSSADRSLALRCWETVKEALAHVGRGTEGVIVHHDHDAVYTSYDWLQTLLIRDRARVSYAERGARDNPWIESLWGHFKVENGSLLSEAATLEELEWVIDRQMLYYNQERRHSGLGYRAPMAYLEDEGIHPKVLVEIGPRSGSVLGAQVPSVLLSSLLVVYLWRRTSPRKQPTGKYMK, from the coding sequence GTGGACAAGAAGATCGAGCTGGTGGAGGTGCACCGTGGGAAGCACGGGCTCAACCGATGCCTGCGTGCCCTGGGGGTATCGAAGGGGACCTGGCATCGCCACCAGTGCCGTCCGGCAGTGCCCGCAGCGGACGAGAAGCTGAAAGCGGAGGTGCTATCCGTGGTGCGGGAGCATCCGGCGTACGGGTACCGGAGGATCCAGGTCGAGCTGCGGGAGCGGACCGGGGAGCGGGTGAACCACAAGCGGCTGCGGAGGCTGCTTGGCACCTGGGATCTGGCTCTGCCTCGGAAGGTGGCCCGCCCCTGGCCGAGCGGGGTGCGGCAGATCCTCAGGACGGGCCGAGGGAAGCTCGATCTGGTACAGGGAAGGGAGATGGAGCCGCTGGAGGCACTGTCGACGGACTTCACGGAGATCCGGTACGCTGGGGGAACGAAGAAGGCGCACCTGATGGCGATGGTGGATGTGGGGAGTGCGTGGGTGCCGGGGTGGGCGGTGGGGTCCTCGGCAGACCGCAGCCTGGCCCTGCGCTGCTGGGAAACGGTGAAGGAAGCGTTGGCTCACGTCGGCCGGGGAACGGAGGGGGTGATCGTGCACCACGACCACGACGCGGTGTACACAAGCTACGACTGGTTGCAGACGCTCCTCATCCGGGACCGAGCGCGGGTGTCCTACGCTGAGCGGGGTGCGCGGGACAACCCGTGGATCGAGTCGTTGTGGGGCCACTTCAAGGTGGAGAACGGTTCACTCCTCTCCGAGGCGGCGACCCTGGAGGAGCTGGAGTGGGTCATTGACCGGCAGATGCTGTACTACAACCAGGAACGGCGGCACTCGGGACTTGGCTACCGAGCGCCGATGGCGTACCTGGAAGACGAGGGGATCCACCCAAAGGTCTTAGTCGAAATCGGCCCTCGAAGTGGTTCCGTTTTAGGGGCGCAGGTCCCCTCGGTGCTGCTGTCCTCGCTGCTGGTGGTCTATTTGTGGAGAAGAACATCACCGAGAAAGCAGCCAACCGGGAAGTACATGAAATAG